GGTGACTAGTATTTGCTTGTACATTGTATTGCCCTCCTGTCGTTAAAATAATTGCATCAAAAGTTAATTCATTACATATTGCATCTGGAAATAACACCTTCGTTGTGTGTAGTAATCAATAATTTAATGTATTATTCTTAAAAAAATTCCAAACTTCCGTTGTCATCTCAATATCGTGGTTTTGCTTGTTGAAATATAGCTCAAACAATGCAGAATATTGTTCAACAATGCTCGGGGCAGAATGCCCCCCACCTAAAACATTATATAATATAACTTCAGTTCCGTTAATACCGTTTGAATATGTATATTTTGTGACAATTCCACCATCTTCTGTGTCTATATCCGGAAAACTATAGATCGTTGGGCTCGTATCGGTTTCATTAACAGTTGTCCATATATTTACCGAAACATCCGTTGAATATACAGTGCCGTGATCAGGGTTGGGTGGATTTCCAATCGTACCACCATCATATGGTAAATTATTGTCATTTGTACCATTCATAAACAAAACAGAAATAGGTTCAACAGGTGATGCGCATGACGAAACATCCGGCATTGCAGCTACCGTTGCAGCAACAGCTGCAATTCTGTCTGATAATTCTATTGCGAGCCTTAAGGCCATTATCCCGCCATTCGATGTGCCGGAAACATAAATTCTGTTGGGATCAATGTTGTATGACGATGATATTTCATCTATTAATGCGGAAATGAAATGGACGTCATCTGCATCTGAAGATACTATTGCATTTTCACGACAATCATTCCAAGTTGGTTTTTTGTATGTACCATTTAATCCCTCGGGATAAACTACAATAAATTTCTCTCTATCAGCAATATCCATCCATAGTTTATAAGGTGTTTTATGGCCGCTTTCTCCTGTCATATCTTCAATGTAAACACCACCGCCATGTAACTCAACGACCAATGGATGTGACCCGTCGCCTAACTCATCCGGCACGTAATAAGCATATTTTCTTGTTACTGAATCAACTGCGATGTTCCTACTATATAGCCCCACTTTAGTACTTATGGCATTACCGGAAGAGCCGGAACAACCCGTTAATGTAATTGCAATGAAAACAGTAGACCACGCCGCCATGGTCAAACAGATTCTTTTAAGATTAGTTCCATCGAAATTCATTCTGAAATCTTTCCAGCACTGATAGTGTCGTTGCTAATCAGTCGCGCGGCTTTTGGCGTCGGCTGATTAGCCTTGTGATTTGTATCCTATGAAAAACAATCTCTTGAATGGCAATAAGACTTTACCGTTTTTTTGTTTTGGATACGCTTTTTTAATTCCTATTAAAACTTTTTTTTCAAATTGATTTATGTCCAAATCATTATCTAACTTTTCTAAATAAGGTTTCATGCCTGTGCTTCTCATCATTTCTATTATTGCTATATGGCTATCCAGTATATGAAGATAGTTTGTCTCCCAAATATCTATTGAATTGAATAGGCTGGATAGATGATCGTAATAAAATGAATAATTATGAATTGTGAAAAGATCTGCAATGCCCTCCATTTGATCCTTCCAGCGGATATCATTGGCTGTTTCATTGATAACCTTTCCCAGTGGCATGTCCCAAAAAAGCGGGATTTGAATTGCAAGTAAACCTTCATCTTTGAGTGATCCATGAAACTTTTTCAGCAAGTTTTCGTGATTTGGTATCCATTGAATCGCTGCATTTGAAAAAACAATATCATATTTGATTTCAGACTCGTAAGTTAAAGCATCTGTTACAATCCATTCTTGATTCGGATAATCATGCTTAGCCTTTTGTATCATTGCTGATGAATTATCTAAGCCAGTTATTTTGGCCTTTGGCCAGCGATTAACCAAAACTTGCGTACTGTTCCCTGGTCCACAACCGACATCAATAATTGATTTTGGTTCAACTGAAATAATTTTAGAGATCAAATCAATTGAGGGCTGGGTTCTTTCTGATCTAAATTGCATATACAAGTTTGGATTCCAGTCGTTCATTAAACTTCCCTTTATGATAAATGATCACACATAATCATCACTTCTGTGACGCATTAGAATGCATCTGTTTGTCAGCTACTATCTTTTAGCATTCACCCAACAACGCATAAACTATATTTATTGTTTTTTTGATACTGGCTTAATTACTTTCATTTTTGCCGGCAGCTTGATTAGCGAATAGCGGTGTCCGGGAATATCTTTAAGCGCCCCGCTTGCAGGGTGTGTTTTATAGTTGGAGATTACTTTTTCGATTCGTTGTATCGCCTCTTTGATAGGCTTTCTGCCTTTTAGTGCAACATACCGTCCGACATCTTTATGAAGGATAATTGAGGCGGCTTCATTTTCATGGGTAGTTACCGGATAATCTACCCAGAGATCTTCAGATGCATTAACGCATGAATGGTACCCTTCATCAGCCCACAGAATATTTACTTCAATGATATGTTTTCCCGGATTGGTAAAGGCAAAACCTTTTTTATTCCAAAATAATGTTGTTTCTGATGTGCGGGATTGGCCGGAGTTTAACGGTATAAGCGGATTATCAATGTCGGCATTCACATCTGCCGGACGAACAAATCTTATCGAGCCGTCGGGATAGGTAATACTGACGCGGGCAGTAAAGGAACTGTCGGTTACTCGCTCAGGAAAATCAATGGGATTCTTTGATGTATTGGTAACTTTCCAGGAAATTTTAAGTATTTCTCCAAGTTTTATATTTTTACCAGAAAGGGTAAGCTCCATCTTTAGTTGTGATGGATCATAAAAATAAACATCATCAGCTTCGGGAGTGCCGACTAAATTTCCGGTGAATTCGAGCGCACCGGGGCGCACCCATGGATCAGGGCGATGAATGAGGTGATGACGGCAAAGTGCGTTAAAAGAAAGATCTATATCTTCCGGAAAATCAAGTCCGTCAGCATTTAATACACCCGCTACACCTGGTGATACTGTCATTATAGAATTATCGTTAACGGCTTCGTCATGTTGATGGATCATATTAAACGCATGTCCAACTTCATGGGCGGCACTACGAATAAATGCCCGCGGCGTATCTTTTTGCAGATCATTTTCATTGTCACCAAAACTTGCGTTATTGTAACCATCATGGCTGTAAGTAACTGCGCCTTCACGTGCTACATTATTAACATCGCCTATGTCTGCAGCATCAATTTCATTATCAAACATTCTTCCCCGGCTGCATCCAAGCCTTCCTTCAATGGCTATGAGATGTACTTTCCATTTTTTATCTAAAATTGCTGGATCGTAAGTCGACACTGTTTCAAGTAATTCATGGGAATTTTCGCGATTCCAGCAATCATCAGAATCCTGGATACCGGCAAGGCTGGCCGGAATAGTAATATCAGGTGTTTTGTATGCAGCAGACAAGTCCCAACCTGCGGTAGCAAAAATGGTCCTGAAAGTTTCTGTGTCAGTACTATCCGGATCATCAACACCTTGAGGTGGTTGTGCTCCTTGCAGGGTGTGGATGTCCAAATAAGCCTTTCGAAAATAGCTTGAAACCCATTCCATAGTTACCGTGCCGAGTTCAGTTTCGCCTTCGAACATTTTTCCGGTATAGCGATTATCAATTTCTGTGTGTTGAAGAACAAGCCGGATTGCCTTTGTAGGGGCATTTGGGAATGTGCCTTCATAACCGGTGTCATCATGATCAAATTCGTACAGATCAAAATCAAGGTTGAAAGAACATGGATTATTATTGTGTGATATAGCATATAGCTGTGTCGATGTTCCTAAAAGGTAAGCATAATAACTGCGCCTGGAATAAACAGGTATCTTCTTTTTAAAAACCGGATATTCCGAAAATAATCTGTTTTCATAGAGAAGCTCGATATTTCTTAGTTCTGGTTTTACCAATTTATACTCTTGTGTACCGACAAGGACTTTTTTACTCATAACCATATATCGCTTAACTTTATACAGGTCACCCGAAATACAGATTCCGTCATCTGCCTTTTCCACACGA
Above is a genomic segment from Pseudomonadota bacterium containing:
- a CDS encoding alpha/beta hydrolase fold domain-containing protein; amino-acid sequence: MNFDGTNLKRICLTMAAWSTVFIAITLTGCSGSSGNAISTKVGLYSRNIAVDSVTRKYAYYVPDELGDGSHPLVVELHGGGVYIEDMTGESGHKTPYKLWMDIADREKFIVVYPEGLNGTYKKPTWNDCRENAIVSSDADDVHFISALIDEISSSYNIDPNRIYVSGTSNGGIMALRLAIELSDRIAAVAATVAAMPDVSSCASPVEPISVLFMNGTNDNNLPYDGGTIGNPPNPDHGTVYSTDVSVNIWTTVNETDTSPTIYSFPDIDTEDGGIVTKYTYSNGINGTEVILYNVLGGGHSAPSIVEQYSALFELYFNKQNHDIEMTTEVWNFFKNNTLNY
- a CDS encoding methyltransferase domain-containing protein, giving the protein MNDWNPNLYMQFRSERTQPSIDLISKIISVEPKSIIDVGCGPGNSTQVLVNRWPKAKITGLDNSSAMIQKAKHDYPNQEWIVTDALTYESEIKYDIVFSNAAIQWIPNHENLLKKFHGSLKDEGLLAIQIPLFWDMPLGKVINETANDIRWKDQMEGIADLFTIHNYSFYYDHLSSLFNSIDIWETNYLHILDSHIAIIEMMRSTGMKPYLEKLDNDLDINQFEKKVLIGIKKAYPKQKNGKVLLPFKRLFFIGYKSQG